GGACGACCCCTACGGCTGCGTCCGATTCGAGGGAGAGGACCTTCCGACCCTCTACTCCCTTGACGACCTAGGTGTGGTTATGTACGCCGGTTCATTCTCCAAAATACTGGCCCCGGGAACCAGGGTGGGCTGGGCTATAGGACCGAAGGACCTCATAAGGACTATGACGGTTTTCAAGCAAGGTGTGGACACCTGCACCAGCGTCGTGGCCCAGGCTCTGGTGTATAAATACTGTCAGTCAGGCAACCTCGACGCCTTCTTGCCGAAGATCGTGGACCACTACCGCAGGAAAAGGGACGCCATGGAGGATGCTTTCAAAAAATACCTGCCTCTAGAGGAGGTTGAGTACGTCACCCCTCACGGAGGATTTTTCTACTGGGTGACTACCCCTAATATCCTCGCCGAGGAGCTTTTCAAAAGAGCGCTGGAGAAGAAGGTGGCTTTCGTCTGCGGAGCACCGTTCTTCCCGAACGGAGGCGGAGAGCACAGTTTCAGGATGTGCTTCACCTTCGCTTCACCGGAGGATACAGACCGAGGCATAAAGGCCTTGGGAGAGACTATGAGGGAGATTCTAGCGGAATCTAAGGGATAAAGCAGAGGAGGGTTAACCTTGTTCGGAGACACCATAGCAGCGATCTCCACCGCCTGGGGAGACGGAGGGATCTCGATAATCAGGATATCCGGCCCTGACTCGCTCTCCGTTGCAGGAGATATCGTCAGGACGGTAAAACCGACGGAAGATCTTTTAAGCAGGTTTATGTACAACGGCTCTCTGCTGGACGAAGGGGGAAACCCGATAGACGAGGTCCTGCTGGTGTCTTTCCGAGCCCCCAAAAGCTACACCGGCGAGGACCTGACGGAGATCCACTGCCATGGGGGCAGCCTCGTGGCCCAACGGTGCCTGGAGCGGTGTCTCCAAAGGGGATGCAGACACGCCGAGCCAGGTGAGTTCACCAGACGAGCCTTTGAAAACGGTCGGCTAGACCTAGCCCAGGCGGAGGCCGTAAACGGCATAATCCACGCCAGAAGCAACGAAGCCCTGAAGGCCGCCAGCAGGACCTTAAGAGGAGAGCTATCCCGTTTCGTCAGAGAGTTATACGACGAACTGCTGTCTTTGTCGGCGGAGCTGGAGGTCGGAATCGACTTCCCCGAGGAGGACGTTCCATACATAGAGGATCAGGAGGGCTCGGACCGAATAGAGACTATGATAAAAGGCCTCCAGGATATAGCGGACCGGTGTTCCACAGGATACCTCCTCAGGGAGGGAATAAGGGTGGCCCTGGTCGGCCGTCCTAACGTCGGCAAATCGTCGCTCCTTAACTCGTTGCTCAAAGAGAGCAGGGCCATAGTTACCTCGATCCCCGGGACAACCAGAGACGTCATAGAGGAGGTTTTCACCCACAAGGGAATTCCCCTCAGGCTCATGGATACCGCAGGGCTCAGGACCACTCCCTCCGACGAGGTAGAGGCCATAGGGATAGAGAGAACCGCTCAGGCTATGGATAAATCGGACGTAGTGCTGTGGATTCTCGACGGAAGCGAACCTCTTGGGGATTTTGAGAGGGACATGGCGACCAGGATCGCCGACAGGCCCCACATAATCGCGGTAAACAAATCGGACCTTCCCTCAGGGCTGGACGGATCGCTTCTGGTCTCCCTCCTCCCCGAATCGACGGTACTTCACATATCCGCCCAGGAACAGAGAGGGCTGGAGGAGCTTAAAGAGGCGCTGGTCGAGATGGTCGCTGGTACCGGCACCCTCGAGGGGGGGCTAAACGCCACAGCCCGACAGCTGGAGGAGCTGAGGTCCGCCATAGACAGCCTAGGTATAGGTAAAGAGGCACTGGAGTACCATCACGATCAGACCTTGGCAGCGGCTGGACTGGCGGAGACGAGAAGGGCTCTGGAGAGGATACTGGGTCTTTCAGACGACGATAGCCTGCTGGACACGGTGTTCTCCAGGTTCTGCATAGGAAAATAGTATTCAATTTGTAAAGATGGACAGTTCGAGATATTATAGCCAGGTGGAGGTGGGTTTTATATGGAAAAAAAAGCGAGGACCAATTACCCTATAAACGACCTGATAGTGAGGCGATGGAGTCCTAGGGCCTTTTCCCCGAAGGTTCCGGGCAAGGAGATAGTGTTGTCCCTTTTTGAAGCAGCCAGATGGGCCCCTTCTTGCTTCAACGAACAGCCCTGGAGCTTTATCTTCGCATGTAGAGAGGATCCTGAGGAGTTTCAGGCCATGCTGGACTGTCTCGTCCCGGGCAACGCTCGCTGGGCGGTAAACGCCCCCATTCTGATCGTAGCGGTAACGGCGGAGAAGTTCGCAAGCGGGAGAAACAACCGATGGGCCTGGCACGACGTCGGTATGGCGGTGGAAAACCTGCTTCTGGAGGCCACGTCGAAAGGCCTTTTCGCCCACCCGATG
The uncultured Dethiosulfovibrio sp. genome window above contains:
- the mnmE gene encoding tRNA uridine-5-carboxymethylaminomethyl(34) synthesis GTPase MnmE — encoded protein: MFGDTIAAISTAWGDGGISIIRISGPDSLSVAGDIVRTVKPTEDLLSRFMYNGSLLDEGGNPIDEVLLVSFRAPKSYTGEDLTEIHCHGGSLVAQRCLERCLQRGCRHAEPGEFTRRAFENGRLDLAQAEAVNGIIHARSNEALKAASRTLRGELSRFVRELYDELLSLSAELEVGIDFPEEDVPYIEDQEGSDRIETMIKGLQDIADRCSTGYLLREGIRVALVGRPNVGKSSLLNSLLKESRAIVTSIPGTTRDVIEEVFTHKGIPLRLMDTAGLRTTPSDEVEAIGIERTAQAMDKSDVVLWILDGSEPLGDFERDMATRIADRPHIIAVNKSDLPSGLDGSLLVSLLPESTVLHISAQEQRGLEELKEALVEMVAGTGTLEGGLNATARQLEELRSAIDSLGIGKEALEYHHDQTLAAAGLAETRRALERILGLSDDDSLLDTVFSRFCIGK
- a CDS encoding nitroreductase family protein, whose protein sequence is MEKKARTNYPINDLIVRRWSPRAFSPKVPGKEIVLSLFEAARWAPSCFNEQPWSFIFACREDPEEFQAMLDCLVPGNARWAVNAPILIVAVTAEKFASGRNNRWAWHDVGMAVENLLLEATSKGLFAHPMAGFDPDKVRTTYGIPDDHSPVVAIALGYPGEISDLPEELQDAESAQRDRKPIYEFTFRRTWGDNRGV